One region of Chanodichthys erythropterus isolate Z2021 chromosome 19, ASM2448905v1, whole genome shotgun sequence genomic DNA includes:
- the lrrc3ca gene encoding leucine-rich repeat-containing protein 3B: protein MLLPSGWLLRHSVVMWLLFHSLVLMTLCFHHAATSCSKRCYCSDSEGSFGGKTMRCSNLHLTEIPQDIPNDTRRLYLDYNLLTSIPANAFHDLPLLAELDLSHNELALLEPGAFRGLAASLQFLDLSSNQLTMLDPDAFEGVRARSNLTGNPWHCDCRLQTALPRLDLEPVSLTGIICQTSEPSDSGAQGVPFLLAKDLDLCVVLKKTTDVAMLVTMFGWFTMVISYLVYYVRHNQEDARRHLEYLKSLPSRQGKSEESSTISTVV from the coding sequence ATGCTGCTACCCTCAGGTTGGCTACTTCGGCACTCTGTGGTCATGTGGTTGCTGTTTCACAGCTTGGTGCTGATGACACTGTGTTTCCACCACGCTGCAACTTCCTGCTCCAAACGTTGTTACTGTTCAGACAGCGAGGGCTCATTTGGTGGCAAGACCATGCGCTGCAGCAACCTGCATCTTACTGAGATCCCTCAGGACATTCCCAATGACACACGACGTCTCTACCTGGACTACAACCTCCTGACCAGCATCCCTGCCAATGCTTTTCATGATCTTCCACTGCTAGCTGAACTAGATCTTTCCCATAATGAACTGGCTTTGCTTGAACCTGGAGCCTTTAGAGGCTTGGCAGCCTCACTACAGTTTCTGGATCTCTCGTCCAACCAGCTCACGATGCTGGACCCAGATGCCTTTGAAGGTGTTAGAGCAAGATCAAATCTCACAGGAAACCCCTGGCACTGTGACTGCAGGCTGCAGACAGCCCTTCCACGCCTGGACCTAGAGCCCGTGTCTTTGACTGGCATTATCTGTCAGACGTCTGAACCCTCAGACTCTGGAGCCCAAGGTGTGCCTTTCCTGCTGGCCAAAGACCTGGACCTGTGTGTGGTGCTCAAAAAGACCACGGACGTGGCCATGTTGGTGACCATGTTTGGATGGTTCACCATGGTCATCTCCTACCTGGTCTACTATGTGAGACACAATCAGGAAGATGCCAGGCGCCACCTGGAATATCTCAAGTCTCTGCCCAGCAGGCAGGGCAAGTCTGAGGAGTCTTCCACCATCAGCACTGTGGTATAG